A region of Paenibacillus thiaminolyticus DNA encodes the following proteins:
- a CDS encoding lytic polysaccharide monooxygenase, whose amino-acid sequence MNQLRMPNPFLSKLLLSCGVMLAAIVCMVLFADKAFGHGYVEGPASRAALCKSGQNQDCGAIIWEPQSLEAPKGFPNAGPADGKIASANGAFPKLDEQSATRWSKVNMSSGQNTFNWKLTAPHATSSWKYYITKPGWNPNAPLTRDSFVLTPFCSVDYKGARPPFTYSDTCNVPERTGYHVILAVWEIADTANAFYNVIDVNFSGTNPGDTEPPTAPTGLAVTGTTATSVSLSWSASTDNVGVTGYRIYNGSSLAASVSGSTLSYTVSGLTSNTSYTFSVRAVDAAGNVSASSNTVIATTPAVPVDTEAPTAPSGLHVMGTPTSSSVSLMWNPSTDNVGVTGYRIYNNGTLVATVSGSTTSYAVTGLTANTQYTFTVRAFDAAGNVSADSNAVTAKTADGPAIAAWAPNTAYAVGDQVTYNGSVYECRQPHTSLNGWEPPNVPALWTLK is encoded by the coding sequence ATGAATCAGCTGCGCATGCCGAATCCATTCCTGTCCAAGCTGCTTCTTTCCTGCGGAGTCATGCTGGCCGCCATCGTCTGTATGGTACTGTTCGCCGATAAAGCGTTCGGGCACGGCTATGTCGAAGGTCCGGCGAGCCGGGCAGCCTTGTGCAAATCCGGTCAGAACCAGGATTGTGGAGCGATCATATGGGAGCCGCAAAGTCTGGAAGCTCCGAAGGGCTTCCCGAATGCAGGTCCTGCCGACGGCAAGATTGCCAGCGCCAACGGCGCCTTCCCGAAGCTTGATGAGCAATCGGCTACCCGTTGGAGCAAGGTCAACATGTCTAGCGGACAAAATACGTTCAACTGGAAATTGACCGCGCCCCATGCGACCTCCAGCTGGAAATACTACATTACGAAGCCCGGCTGGAACCCGAATGCCCCGCTTACCCGGGATTCATTCGTGCTGACTCCATTCTGCTCCGTGGACTATAAGGGAGCGCGCCCGCCATTCACCTACTCGGACACATGCAATGTTCCGGAGCGTACGGGCTACCACGTCATTCTCGCCGTCTGGGAGATTGCCGATACGGCCAACGCCTTCTATAACGTCATCGACGTCAATTTCAGCGGCACCAATCCTGGCGACACCGAGCCGCCAACGGCGCCAACCGGCCTTGCCGTAACGGGAACAACCGCCACGAGCGTATCGCTCTCATGGAGCGCCTCTACGGATAACGTAGGCGTGACGGGCTACCGCATCTACAACGGCAGCTCATTGGCCGCCTCCGTCTCGGGCTCCACGTTGAGCTATACGGTGAGCGGGCTCACCTCGAACACCTCCTATACCTTCTCGGTGCGAGCGGTGGATGCCGCTGGTAACGTGTCGGCCTCCAGCAATACCGTGATCGCGACGACGCCAGCCGTGCCGGTTGATACGGAAGCCCCGACCGCCCCGAGCGGTCTGCATGTCATGGGAACGCCGACATCCTCCAGCGTCTCCCTGATGTGGAATCCGTCCACTGACAATGTCGGCGTGACAGGCTATCGCATCTACAACAATGGCACGCTCGTTGCGACGGTATCCGGCAGCACGACGAGCTATGCCGTGACCGGCTTGACCGCCAATACGCAGTATACCTTCACCGTGCGCGCGTTCGATGCCGCCGGCAATGTATCCGCGGACAGCAATGCCGTAACGGCGAAGACCGCCGACGGCCCGGCCATTGCCGCCTGGGCGCCGAATACCGCGTATGCGGTTGGCGATCAAGTGACCTATAACGGCTCGGTCTATGAGTGCAGACAGCCGCATACTTCGCTGAACGGGTGGGAACCGCCGAACGTTCCCGCTTTGTGGACGCTGAAATAA
- a CDS encoding helix-turn-helix transcriptional regulator — translation MNGTDFHLNFNRFFDELRLTSRSGARADQMGLPSSAGEGGIRRFLPRHDMEVVLSEYELHRDCVLSLATEAPMVELNYAVQGGRGLRVDGEEYSMMPGISSLQFINQADYCFEFGGREAFTMVSIGIPVTSFHHFMEALDGTRSVDFTQIMGWRSFRSFQETTLPAATVILNRLMEHARNGRATNIEIECSVLELLSMAFRSFLADGPLGGARLGRTDMLKIREAKDILLERMAEPPSLLELSRLIGLNDYKLKTGFKEMYGATVFGYLREQRLEKAYRLLMEGGINVIDVSCAVGYSNSSYFAEAFRAKYGMNPGSLVRRSSASFSHDS, via the coding sequence ATGAACGGGACAGATTTTCACCTCAATTTCAACCGCTTTTTCGATGAGCTAAGGCTGACGAGCCGGAGCGGGGCCCGTGCGGATCAGATGGGGCTGCCATCGTCTGCCGGCGAAGGGGGAATCCGGCGCTTTCTCCCTCGCCACGATATGGAGGTCGTCTTATCGGAATATGAGTTGCATCGCGATTGCGTGCTGTCTCTCGCTACGGAAGCGCCGATGGTTGAACTGAATTACGCGGTGCAAGGGGGGCGCGGCCTTCGGGTCGACGGCGAGGAATACAGCATGATGCCGGGGATATCCTCGCTCCAATTCATCAATCAGGCGGATTATTGCTTCGAATTCGGCGGGAGGGAAGCGTTCACGATGGTAAGCATCGGCATTCCCGTGACGAGCTTTCATCATTTCATGGAAGCGTTGGATGGAACGAGAAGCGTCGATTTTACGCAAATTATGGGCTGGCGCTCATTCCGGAGCTTCCAGGAGACGACTCTTCCCGCAGCCACGGTCATCCTCAACCGGTTGATGGAGCATGCTCGTAACGGCAGAGCAACCAATATCGAGATCGAATGCAGCGTATTGGAGCTGCTCTCGATGGCCTTCCGTTCCTTCCTGGCGGATGGCCCGCTGGGAGGCGCCAGGCTGGGACGAACCGATATGCTGAAAATCCGGGAAGCGAAGGACATCCTGCTCGAGCGGATGGCGGAGCCGCCCTCGCTGCTCGAACTGTCCCGGCTCATCGGACTGAACGACTACAAATTGAAGACCGGCTTCAAGGAAATGTACGGTGCGACCGTATTTGGTTACCTCCGGGAGCAGCGGCTGGAGAAGGCTTATCGCCTGTTGATGGAAGGGGGGATAAATGTCATCGATGTATCCTGCGCGGTGGGCTATTCGAATTCCAGCTATTTCGCGGAAGCGTTCCGAGCGAAATATGGCATGAATCCGGGCAGCTTGGTCCGGCGGTCTTCGGCCAGCTTCAGCCATGACAGTTAG
- a CDS encoding MFS transporter, with translation MLVKFRMGIMFLIVLCGMISIAAFNPIIGPLSRHLGLSELQSGCLVSITGLTWLLGGYFWERMTFMGRKKMLASIMVIYVATLVVFALLADYAEAHFNGTASAGLFWTLLLLRTVAGFFFGGIPAMAQAYVMGWTTPETRTRGMALFGAANGLGFVLGPAMSGGLAAIGLTAPMYGAATLLFVTALLFMATIAEEPVRKMRKQAARPALSPNDSRVRLYLWVGLLLSFALNIVQVTIGFYVQDILGYDAQAATQLIGLGLAVSGVMVVASQIFISRYLKWHPSRVLRVGLLFVALGLLGLLTLLRFAYLDFAVLGIGIGFTLLGYSAGASMAVRDEEQRTVASYIAALQGGGSFLGPVTGTALYTAHLSLPYSFCVLLIAISAIFAMRRKGAPQAEAGMTS, from the coding sequence ATGCTTGTGAAATTCAGAATGGGCATTATGTTTCTTATTGTATTGTGCGGGATGATTTCGATCGCCGCGTTCAATCCGATTATCGGGCCGCTGTCCCGCCATCTGGGGCTGAGCGAGCTTCAATCCGGATGTCTCGTCTCCATCACGGGCTTGACCTGGCTTCTCGGCGGGTACTTCTGGGAGAGGATGACCTTCATGGGCAGAAAAAAGATGCTCGCATCGATTATGGTCATCTATGTCGCGACGCTGGTCGTGTTCGCTCTGCTTGCGGATTACGCAGAGGCCCATTTTAACGGAACCGCCAGCGCAGGATTGTTCTGGACGCTATTGCTCCTGCGTACGGTCGCCGGCTTCTTCTTCGGCGGCATTCCGGCTATGGCGCAGGCTTATGTGATGGGCTGGACGACTCCGGAAACGCGCACGCGGGGCATGGCTCTGTTCGGGGCGGCCAACGGGCTGGGCTTCGTGCTTGGTCCCGCGATGAGCGGGGGCTTGGCGGCGATCGGCCTTACGGCCCCGATGTATGGCGCCGCCACGCTGTTATTCGTAACCGCGCTGCTCTTCATGGCAACCATCGCCGAGGAGCCGGTACGGAAGATGCGGAAGCAAGCCGCCCGTCCTGCTCTATCTCCGAATGACAGCCGTGTTCGGCTCTATTTGTGGGTAGGGCTTCTGCTCTCGTTCGCCTTGAACATTGTTCAGGTGACAATCGGGTTTTATGTACAGGACATATTAGGCTATGATGCCCAGGCCGCCACGCAGCTTATCGGTCTCGGCCTAGCCGTCTCGGGCGTCATGGTGGTCGCTTCGCAAATTTTCATCAGCAGATATTTGAAATGGCATCCGTCGCGGGTGCTGCGGGTCGGGCTGCTCTTCGTCGCGCTCGGTCTGCTGGGACTGCTGACGCTGCTGCGCTTCGCTTATCTCGATTTCGCGGTATTGGGCATCGGCATCGGCTTCACGCTGCTGGGGTACAGCGCCGGAGCTTCGATGGCCGTCCGGGATGAGGAGCAGCGTACGGTCGCTTCCTATATCGCGGCGCTTCAGGGCGGAGGCTCGTTCCTGGGTCCGGTTACCGGCACCGCATTATATACGGCTCATTTATCACTGCCGTATTCATTCTGCGTACTGCTCATCGCTATCTCGGCCATATTCGCCATGAGGAGAAAGGGAGCTCCGCAAGCGGAAGCGGGCATGACGAGCTAG
- a CDS encoding ABC transporter substrate-binding protein, whose translation MSRSFRFTAAWTALLLVLMFGSAGCGAQQEAGGEAPGRVEQSAHPAGTQDKPQSGTESEAGGTRTVMDEFGEVKIPAHPQRVAGIYVEDYMVALGVEPIVQWYHPSWGKQEYLGLDVPLFDITGSIEALLETNPDLIIVDGGADAAKYEMYSKIAPTYRLKEDILDDPANVLTAIADLLGIPEKGESAAAQYQEKITDAKEKLSQSTKGETVAVLRLNVGDKTMALFGVKNRYTGTIYRDMGLTPHPFAREMTDYHAILSEEKLPELDADHIIIFPSNGSWSAEENKEAEQLLDSPLWKSLAAVQKGQVYKAERTHWQSGAITANMKKIDDLLQWFVK comes from the coding sequence ATGTCCAGATCTTTTCGATTTACGGCCGCATGGACGGCGTTATTGCTCGTATTGATGTTCGGCTCGGCAGGCTGCGGCGCGCAGCAGGAGGCCGGCGGCGAGGCGCCGGGCCGTGTGGAACAGTCAGCACACCCGGCGGGAACCCAGGATAAGCCACAATCAGGGACGGAGAGTGAAGCCGGCGGCACGAGAACGGTCATGGATGAATTCGGCGAGGTGAAGATTCCCGCCCATCCGCAGCGGGTAGCGGGCATCTATGTAGAGGATTATATGGTAGCTCTCGGCGTGGAGCCAATCGTGCAATGGTATCATCCAAGCTGGGGGAAGCAGGAATATCTCGGGTTGGACGTGCCGTTATTCGACATCACGGGCAGCATCGAGGCGCTGCTGGAGACGAATCCCGATCTGATCATCGTGGACGGGGGCGCCGATGCCGCCAAATATGAGATGTATTCCAAAATCGCGCCGACCTACCGGCTGAAGGAAGACATCTTGGACGATCCTGCCAACGTCTTGACCGCAATCGCCGACTTGCTTGGTATTCCGGAAAAAGGCGAGAGCGCCGCCGCCCAGTACCAAGAAAAAATAACCGATGCCAAGGAGAAGTTGTCCCAGTCCACCAAAGGGGAGACGGTCGCCGTCCTCCGGCTGAATGTCGGGGACAAGACGATGGCTTTATTCGGCGTCAAGAACCGGTATACCGGCACTATTTACCGGGATATGGGGCTTACCCCGCACCCGTTTGCGCGAGAGATGACTGATTATCATGCGATCCTCTCCGAGGAGAAGCTGCCCGAGCTCGATGCGGATCATATCATTATCTTCCCTTCGAACGGCTCTTGGTCAGCAGAGGAGAACAAAGAAGCCGAGCAGCTGCTCGACAGTCCACTGTGGAAATCGCTGGCGGCCGTTCAGAAAGGACAGGTATACAAGGCGGAGCGAACCCATTGGCAATCCGGCGCGATAACGGCGAACATGAAGAAAATCGATGATCTTTTGCAATGGTTCGTGAAGTAG